In the genome of Zygosaccharomyces rouxii strain CBS732 chromosome G complete sequence, the window aaaatttcaagaaactCACTGATGCACCTCAGACATATGTTTCTGGGCGATTCGAACCTATAGAAAGCCAGAAGGAAGCTTTAGCCGAATTGAATGAGTCCAATTTTATCCCGCTCAGCAGTTCTTTGCGCTTTGTAGATAATGATGGTCAGGAATCCTTCTTCTGGaatggtgaaattaaatCTCCTGTAAGTGTATCTGCGAGGGGGCGTAAAAGAAAGCAGGAAGATGTCGCAGCTGTTCAGAAGGCGATTTCTGTGAATAATAAAAGAAGGAGTGTCAagcaaaaagaaaagcCCCCATCTATGTCGTCCACTGTCCCTGCTACTGCTAGTGGAGATGTTGTTAATTCGCCCTCGAGCCCTAGTGAGAATGATGGAACCAACAAGCCTCGGGTTCTGGAAATAGGTGGTTTTTCGGCCGGTTCTTTGAGGTCGCTGTGGCGACAGCGTGCGATATTGGAGGTCGTCAGGAAAGCTGGTGGTGTAACTTACTTGCGGGAACagttctttgaagatgtttCTCATTTTATGGGGTCTAATACTCTCTTGGATAAGAAAACAGTCAGAGGTGACGTGAACCTGATGTTACAGAATGAGAAGTTACGCATGGAAGACGAACCGCACACTGGAAAACGTATCATTTATCTTCCTGAGGTTGATCCAAATGCCATTGCAAGCTATATCATCAAAGATAAGGATAATAAGAAGGCctatttcaaagatgtgATTCACAATACTGACATATACTTTTTCGATCAGACGGAAAAGCATAGATTCCATAGGGGTGTGAAGTCAGCGGAAAGGGTCCGCAATTACCAAGACCGCAGTAGGACTAAGAAGGATGCCCAAAAGAAAGCTTGGAAGAAGGCAGAGGACGCTTTAAGTTTGCAAAGACAGTATAAACTTTCTCGAGATTTGACAGCCGTTGGTGAAAAGGACCTATCCaagaaaagtggaaaaCCGGGGAAAGGTAAAAAGAAGGCTTTATTTCAGGTCGGAAATAAACTAGGCGCTAGAGCACTGGTGATGGCTGTTGTTATTACAAAGAGTATCAAAAATGAGATTCTTTGGGATGAGATTACTAAGCTCTTCCCTAGCAATTCTCTCAGTAATTTAAAGAAACAATGGACTGCGAGAAGAATCAGGATGGGCCATGTTGGTTGGAGAGCTTATGTTGATAAGTGGCGTAAAATCCTTGTGTCAGCCACAAGGGAGGAGAGAGTTACCCTTGAAGATGTGGAGCGCTTAGATTTACCTAAGTTGATAGATTTGTGGATTACATCcgatgttgatgaagatcaGAAACCCACCTTATTGTACAGagattatttggaaaacaaGAAGCGCTATACTTTAATCAGAGTTGGGACCAATGTCGGGATGAAATCTGGACTTGCGATGTCGTCCATGATCCAAAGGGAAACATCGTCGCTcaaaaaaatatttgtcTACGATAACTACGATACGTCTTCTAAACGCCTTCCTCCATGGGGTACTGAAGGTGATGTGAGGGCGGTAATCAGGTCAATATTGTATGACCATCCTGATACATCCAGGGAAAAAATCGAAGTTTTAAGTACGATCCCAAAAGAGTTGGTTGATAAGGTTATTATGGATATGGCAAAAGAAAAGCATTTATATCTTCAGGGATCGAGATTAGAAGCGACAGATACCATCAAGGAATTCTTAGAGACGAGGGGTAATTATAGGATGTTTGAACAATGCGAGATATACAGAAATAAACTTGAAGAAATGTTCCAAGCAGGTAACGGGGTGATTATTAGCGAGGAAATTCCAGATATTGCTTCTTGGATCTTCATTGATCTGATTGCACAGTCAAAAGTTAACCTAGATGTTATTCCAACTGTTGATAGCAGCCAAAAGTTGAGTTATGTAACAAGGCGTCTTGGAATTCGAGGTCTAACTCCTCCGCTAATCATGTCTGCAAAAAAGTCAACGAAACTCACAAAAGAGATTCATGTTCCCTTGCCCATGGGAGAGCCAAACTCGAAACTTTGGATAGATGGTACGGGGTGCTTAAGAGGAGAGGTTTGGAAGTGCTTGCTTTCCATGATAACAAAtgaaattcttttcaaccCAGGTGTCACTTTAGACATGTTGGAACaaaattgtaattttgTGCTGTCTAGGAGGGAACTAAAGGATATCTGCGGATGgcttttgaaaaaaggtTTGGTCATCGAGACTCCCTTCGAAGGCTTGCAGGCAGGTCATGAGTGGTACACTTTGCTGAAATAATCGCTATTATATTATATGTAACTAAACataaaaatgcatttttatttcGAAGCCGATTCTATTTATTCCTTTTTACAAGTTAAGCAAGAATATTTTCCGCTGACCTGACCCAAGTTACGTAGGCATCTCTTGTGAAATACGTGGTGGCATCCAAACGAAACGATAGCTTTGTCTTCGTTCGTTGAGGTCGATGGTGCACTTTCTCCGAGAagtcttttatttttccaaataacGAAATTAATAGAGTCCAAGCCCAATCCCCATAAGGTTTTACCGCAGATTTCACATTCATCGTTCTCGATTGGCCATCCCTTAGTCAGCGTGCTTTCATATAGCTGTCCCACGCCAACTGACGATTCCTGGACTATTTCTAAGATTAATCTAGATATATGCCTCTCGATATCGTATGTCGTGAAAACATCAAACAGTAAAGTGCGCAGGTCTTTTGCTTTCATCATAATTACCTCTTGGTGTTCCAGAGCACTAGTTAAAATACTCCAAAATTGGCCTTTCTTATCGCCATTTGCCGAGGCTTCAGACATAGCCAACCGAACAAATAATTCTTGGAAAGCTCTATTGCAGGATTGACCTACATCAGCATCATTTTTATGACTTCCGTATAACTTCATAAAGCAAGCTATAAGCTTCGTCCAATTATGCAGTTTGTCATCGCTTGAATCGCTAATCGCGTCGATCGCAATGTTCAAATATCTGTTTAAGGTAGCGTATTGCTTGTCTCCTACTTTAAACCAGTCGTTAATACAATTGAGCATGTCATTTACTACCATGGAATTGACTTGTAAACGACGATGTACCACAGCAGCTGCTTCATAATTCTTAGCGGACAGCAAGATATTCGTAGCACGTTCCgtatccaaatttttgaactcTAACACCCCTAGCCATTGCAATAAAGCTTGTTTGGATTTGTACTTGCAACTTAGTTCAAAATATAGATCCTTTAGATCGTTCATTTCAGTACCCTCCAGCTCACCAAATGAATAGAGCTCCTCTAAGTACTTTTGTTGCGTGTCTTCACAAGATAATGACACAACGGATTGATGAATACCGGGATCGAATTTCTGAAAAAACTCAACGGCTAATTTGGGTCCTAATTTATCCACCAGCGATTCGAAATGCCCACGAATCAAACCAACAACGCGAGTATGTTCTAAAGAGTCATATCTAGCCCCAAACAAAACGAAGCTAATTACAGTTGGGAAACTCTGGTTGTAGTCTGTTTTCGTATCTTCAGATGAAAGGGCTAGAGGCAAAATGTCGAAAAACTTCTTAGTTTTAACGTAAAGAATGAAGAGGACTCTTTTGAAGTTTAGTTCTTTAAGCTCAGCAATGAATCTTTCAGAGTTTTTTGGTGTATAAGTACTGAGCAGACACTCTAGCGCCCTTTGGCAGTCATTCGTCAGCTGCAAATCCTTCACTCCACAAATTGTCGCAATAACGTCTTCTAATGCTCTGCTGGAGAGTCTTATAAATTGGGGATATTTCGCAACATTGCAAGCAACAAAAATTCCCATCAAAACCTTGTCCCTGGTggattctttctttttcatcatgtCCAGGACTACATCTACCATATATTGTCTCGTAATCTGTACCGGCGGATTTTCCCCAAGACCATTCTCGGCAT includes:
- the TFC3 gene encoding transcription factor TFIIIC subunit TFC3 (similar to uniprot|P34111 Saccharomyces cerevisiae YAL001C TFC3 Largest of six subunits of the RNA polymerase III transcription initiation factor complex (TFIIIC); part of the TauB domain of TFIIIC that binds DNA at the BoxB promoter sites of tRNA and similar genes; cooperates with Tfc6p in DNA binding); this encodes MAQIPVFPDELVHLICEVVAYNKGEITLPELWRSSESFVGLSDDKLKEFVFSSVSSHPDVKLYEGGKVCDKLYSEVAENEDAYTLRIGEDTLWTILTGYRKKEANIGGFAFELLLEIAKAGDKGINTKDLAQATNQDPRSITGRVKKIGHLICSVQMIYKGHVVKLLKLKRYSESDNAVKPYVNLRDYLGQIVDVVKKSKNGVRQIIDLKRELKFDVEKRLSKAFIAAIAWLDEKEYLKKVLLVSPTNPSVKIRCVKYLRDYVQEDKSTNDFDYESEPGDDPLDDDKLGLEEEDAYEGLDSSNATNILQEEGLLVQDEKSTGKDDILMNRFYPIQNQTYDMTEKAGLQGISTMEVIKRLTGRDYKRAFTKSSEYYVESVGKPKNNVDEYRIVRVYDFEGRKKFYRFFTEENFKKLTDAPQTYVSGRFEPIESQKEALAELNESNFIPLSSSLRFVDNDGQESFFWNGEIKSPVSVSARGRKRKQEDVAAVQKAISVNNKRRSVKQKEKPPSMSSTVPATASGDVVNSPSSPSENDGTNKPRVLEIGGFSAGSLRSLWRQRAILEVVRKAGGVTYLREQFFEDVSHFMGSNTLLDKKTVRGDVNLMLQNEKLRMEDEPHTGKRIIYLPEVDPNAIASYIIKDKDNKKAYFKDVIHNTDIYFFDQTEKHRFHRGVKSAERVRNYQDRSRTKKDAQKKAWKKAEDALSLQRQYKLSRDLTAVGEKDLSKKSGKPGKGKKKALFQVGNKLGARALVMAVVITKSIKNEILWDEITKLFPSNSLSNLKKQWTARRIRMGHVGWRAYVDKWRKILVSATREERVTLEDVERLDLPKLIDLWITSDVDEDQKPTLLYRDYLENKKRYTLIRVGTNVGMKSGLAMSSMIQRETSSLKKIFVYDNYDTSSKRLPPWGTEGDVRAVIRSILYDHPDTSREKIEVLSTIPKELVDKVIMDMAKEKHLYLQGSRLEATDTIKEFLETRGNYRMFEQCEIYRNKLEEMFQAGNGVIISEEIPDIASWIFIDLIAQSKVNLDVIPTVDSSQKLSYVTRRLGIRGLTPPLIMSAKKSTKLTKEIHVPLPMGEPNSKLWIDGTGCLRGEVWKCLLSMITNEILFNPGVTLDMLEQNCNFVLSRRELKDICGWLLKKGLVIETPFEGLQAGHEWYTLLK